Within Corynebacterium timonense, the genomic segment GCGTTGCCACCGTCGCCGCGCTCGTCGCCGCCCTGTGCGCCGCTCTCGGCGGGCTGCTTACCCTCCACCCGGTGATCCTCGACACCCTCCGCGCCCACATCCCGGGCTTCCCGGCCTAACCAGCCCCCGACACCACCAGCTCCTCGACCTGCGCGTAGCGCCGCACCTGCGCAACAAACTCGGCGTCGTGGCAGGTGATCACCACGGCGGCGCCGCGGCGCAGGCCAGCGGCGATCTCCGCGTGGGCGGCGGAGCGGCCGGTGGTGTCGAGGCCGACGTCGGGTTCGTCGAGAAGCACGAGCGGGCGGTCCTGCGCGAAAACCTGCGCCAGCTGAGCAAGCCGCAGGTTGCGCGCCGACAGGTCCAAAGGGTGTTCCTCCGGGTCCCACCCGCGCGCCTGCGCGAGCCGCTCCGAGCCGACGAAGCTTCCCACCGTGGCTTCGGCGACCTGGTCGGCGCTGCGCTGCAGCGCCAGCGAGGTGGGCACGCGCGGGGCGGGGGCCCCGTCGAGGCCGGCGAGCGCACGCAGAAGCGATGTCTTGCCGGAGCCGTTGCCGCCTCGAAGCCACAGAACCCGACCGGGGCGGGCGACGACGCGGACGGGCTCAAGGACGAAGCTCGGTTGCGGCCGGGGCTTCCACCAGCGTCGTGTCCCGCCACCGCGAGTCGCGCCAACCTCGCCGAGGTCGATGGCCGCGCCGCTGGCGCTCACCGGTTGCGGCAGCTGAAGGGGTACGCACGGGGGTGTGGAGGTGGTAAGGGTGGCGTCGAGAAGCGAAAGGCGCGTTCCGCCGACCTCCTCGACGTACTCGTGGCCCAGGAGGATGACGCGGGCGGGGATGGAGCACAGGTAGGCGGCGATGCGGGAGGTGGAGTCCGCGTCGAGGCCGGCGAAGGGATCGTCGAGAACGAGGGTGTCGGGGTCGAGGACGGCGACGCAGGCGAAGGCCAGGCGGCGCGTTTGCCCGCCCGAAAGAGTGGCAGGGTTGCGCTCGGACAGATTGGCGAGCCCCGTGACCTCCAGGAGTGCGCGGGCCCGCCGCTGCATCTCGGCGCGCCCGACGCCGCGCTGCTCCAAACCCACGCAGACCTCCTCGACGACGGTCTCGCGCAGGAAGCTCACGTGCGCGGCCGCGTCCTGGCGCAGCACGGCGACGCGCGGGACGCGCTCGTGCAGCGTGCGCGCGAGCAGGCTCAGGCCAGAGCCGGACTCGCCGACGACTTGGACAAGGCGCCCGGCGCGCTCCAGAGGCGTCAGGTCCACGCAACCACCGCCACGGCGCACACGGGGGCGAGCCAGCGCAGCGCCTTCTGGGCGGGGGAATCGGCCGCGGGCCGCAGCACCGTGCGCGAGCCGGGCAGGTCGTATCCGGCGGTTTCCAGGGCCATCCCCCGGCTCGCCCCGCCGGAAAGTAGCTCCGCGAGCACCGGCAGCACCACGTGCGGCACGACCGTGCGCACACCGATGCGGCGCCCGCGCAGCCGGTTGGCCTCCCGCACTACCGTGGCCGTGCGCGCGCCCTGAGGAAGCAGTTGCAGCGCCGACCCCGCGATGTAGGCCAGGCGGTTGCCCCCGGGCGCGACCTGCAGAGCCTTGACCAGCTCGGGGATGCGCACGAAGGCCATCGCGGCGATCACGCACGACATGAGCGCGACGAAGCGCACCGCAAGTTCCCCGGCGACGGCGAGGCCGTCGGCCGTCACAAGCGGCGCGATGCGCTCGCTGCCGTAGGGGGCATGGATAAGCGCCATGGACAGCCCCGCCGGCACGCTCAGCGCCGCCACGGCCGCGATCACGCTCGCGCTTTTGGCCTTGACGGTGCCTAGGGCAAGCGCCACGGCGGCCACCGCGGCGGAGAATGCGGGATGGTTGACGCCCATGACCGCGATCCAGCCCGAGGCCGCCAGCGACAACACCGTCAACGGGTTCACGGGGTGGGGCTTTCCTCCAGCGGGGCGAAGGAGCGCACCATCCGCTTCGGCATCGCCTTCAGCGCGCCGAAGACGATGAGCATGACCACGATCTTGTCCAGCGGGTCGGAGATGAAGGACTGGAAGGTCACCGACTCGAGCAGCGAGGCGCCCATCTCGCGGAAGAGCGTGACCACGGCGCCGGTGCCCACGCCCGCGGTTCCGCCGTAGACGAAGGCGGCCACCGGCGCGGCGACCATACCGCCCACGAGGCCGAGCAGCGCCCCGTAGAGCGCTACGAAACCGACGTTGCGGAAGGCGGCGAGCTTGTGGATGAACACCCCCGCCAAGAACCCGATCAGCGCGGCGCCGGCGGCAAACGGCAGCGCCGCCGGGTTGAGCAGGCCCCACACCACGTTGTTGAGCGCTCCCGTGGCCATCCCTGCGACCGGCCCGGCCAGCGCGGCGACGAGCACGGTGCCGATGGTGTCCAGGTACAGCGGAATGCCGATCGAGCCGACGATCTGGCCGACGACAGAGTTGATGATCATCGCGATGGGGATCAGGCCAATCGTGCGCGCGGGAAGAACGGGCAGGGTCGCGGCCAGCACGAGAATGGTCCCCACCCCGTAGCCGGCAAGCGTAATGAGGCCCTCGCGGGAGTCCGTCACCGACTCCCACCCGGTCGGGCGGACGACGACCAGGTAGAGCCAGGTGGCAACAATGATGGCCGCGCCGACGCTGACCAGCGCGGTGCGGGCGGGCGTCCACCGGTGCGCGGCAGAATTGGCATGTGACATCGGTCTACTCCTACAAACACGTCTACGGACACGTCGAACACCCGCCTATGTCACCTCGGCGGGCAGGAACGCCCACAGCCTAGCAGGGCCGGGCTAGTCCTCCGCCCGCGCGTGGCGCACGGCGTCGAGCCCCCCGGAGAAGAAGCGCGCGTGCACCTCGCAGGCGCGGCCGAAATCGGCCCACGCCGCGTCCACGTCAGCGCGCGTCACCACCTCCGCGTTCGGCTCCCGGCCCCACACGTCGCGCAGGTCGGCCACGGTGGTCCCGCGCATGAGCTCGGAGTCAGCATCGACGTCCACGGCGGTCACGGTGGCGTCGTACGGCACCGCCCCGAGCGCGACCTGGCACGTGAGCAGGTCGTGGATCTGCGCGCGGTAGCCCTCCCCGACCTCCTCGTGGAACTCGAAGTAGAAGCGCACGATGTCCGGCAAATGCTCAGCGATGGGGGCAGGGCCAAGCTTGTCGACGACCCCCTCAAGCGCCTCCGGTTCCAGCAGCATCTTCTCTGTCACCCCCAGCGAACACACGGTGACGGGAGACGTCGCGGCGGCGAAGACCTCCTTCGCCGCGTGCGGGTCAACCCACACGTTCCACTCGGCCGTTGGGGTGGTATTGCCGGGGTAATGGAACGCCCCGCCCATGACGGTAATGTGCGTCAGTTTGGCGAAGTGCTGCGGGTGCGCGCGGCGAAAGGCTGCGAGGTTGGTCAGCGGCCCGGTGACAATCAGGTGCAGGTCGTCGGTTCCGCGCTCGATGGCATCGACCCAGAGGGTGTCCCAATCGCTCTCCACGTAGCGCTCGGGCGCGCTGGCGTAGCCCAGGCCAGTCTCCCCG encodes:
- a CDS encoding ATP-binding cassette domain-containing protein is translated as MDLTPLERAGRLVQVVGESGSGLSLLARTLHERVPRVAVLRQDAAAHVSFLRETVVEEVCVGLEQRGVGRAEMQRRARALLEVTGLANLSERNPATLSGGQTRRLAFACVAVLDPDTLVLDDPFAGLDADSTSRIAAYLCSIPARVILLGHEYVEEVGGTRLSLLDATLTTSTPPCVPLQLPQPVSASGAAIDLGEVGATRGGGTRRWWKPRPQPSFVLEPVRVVARPGRVLWLRGGNGSGKTSLLRALAGLDGAPAPRVPTSLALQRSADQVAEATVGSFVGSERLAQARGWDPEEHPLDLSARNLRLAQLAQVFAQDRPLVLLDEPDVGLDTTGRSAAHAEIAAGLRRGAAVVITCHDAEFVAQVRRYAQVEELVVSGAG
- a CDS encoding nucleoside hydrolase, whose protein sequence is MRVLFDCDPGIDDTLALIYLTAAHHEGRIELEAVTTTSGNVEAAQCAVNAAWVLGLCGLRTIPIAAGVPEPLVYELTTTPETHGETGLGYASAPERYVESDWDTLWVDAIERGTDDLHLIVTGPLTNLAAFRRAHPQHFAKLTHITVMGGAFHYPGNTTPTAEWNVWVDPHAAKEVFAAATSPVTVCSLGVTEKMLLEPEALEGVVDKLGPAPIAEHLPDIVRFYFEFHEEVGEGYRAQIHDLLTCQVALGAVPYDATVTAVDVDADSELMRGTTVADLRDVWGREPNAEVVTRADVDAAWADFGRACEVHARFFSGGLDAVRHARAED